The DNA segment ACAGGCATTCCTTGTCTTATGTACTCATCTGGATTTTTTATAATTAATCTTATTCTATACACAAGTTGAGTTCTTAGCTCTTGGGTTTGTACACTTTTAGGAGTAAATTCAGCTTGTGCTGAAATAAAACTAACTACGGCTTTATACTCTTTATCTGGTTTGCTATCTGTAAAAACTTTTGCTTGCATAGTTGGTCTTATAAGTCCTAAATATTTCTCATCTATATAACTTCTTACCCAATACTCATTTGTTAAAGCCATCTCAACAATTGGAGTACCTTTGTCAACAATTGCACCAACTTCGTAAGCTCTTGTTAAAATTGTTCCATCATTTGGAGCATAAAGCTTTGTATCTTCTAAATTTATTTTTGCCTCTTGCTCTTGTACTTTTAGAGTTTCAAGTTGTGCTTTTGCAGCTTCTATATCCTCTTTTTGATAACCATTTTCTAACTTTTCTAAATTGCTTTTTGCTAAATCAAATTGTGCTTTTGCACTATCATATGCAAATTTATAATCTTCATAAGTCTGTTTAGAAACAGATTTTGTTTTTTTAAGCTCTTCATATCTATCAAAATCTTTTTTTGCTTTATTTAATGCAACTAAGGCGTTATCATAAGTTGCTTTTCCTTGGGCAATATCCTCTGTTCTATAACCATTTTCTAATTTTTTAGTTTGAATCTCTTGCATCTTTAATTGTGTTTGTACAACTTTTAGTGCTTGAAGATATAAATCATCTTTTAATTGGGCAATCAAATCACCTTTTTTAAGAGTTTGTCCCTCATCAAAATATAGTGTATCTATTTTGCCACCAACTCTAAAACCTAAAGAAACTGTCCTTAAATCAATGTTTCCATAAAATTTAGTCTCTTCATCTTTTTTAAAACAACCACTTAGAAGTAATGCAGTAATAATTGGTATAAAAATAAAAGTAGTTTTTCGCATAAATTGCCTTTTTTAGAATAATAAAGTGGTTATTATAACTAATAACTACTTATTAGAATATCTACTATAAGCTTATATCCTTTGAAAAATTCTTTAAACTAATGTAAGAATTACATTTTTTATTTAGCTTACTTTTTAAAAGTAACATAACTATTTTTTAGATAAAATCCCAAAAATATAATAAGTGTAATTTAAAAAGGAAAAATATGGCGATTTATACATGTGGACACACAACTCCTGATTCAGATTCAATCTGTTCAGCTATCTCTTTAGCATATTTATTAAATAAAATTGGAAGAGAAGCAATTCCTGCAAGACAAGGAAATGTATCTCCTGAGACTCAGTTTATTTTAGATAAATTTGGATTTGAAGCACCAGAACTTAAAACTGAATTTGCAGGGTGTGAACTATTTATAACTGATTACTCAGATAGAGGACAAGCACCAAAAGATCTAGATGCGGCAACAGTTGTTGGGATTGTTGACCACCACAAATTAGGTGATATTACAACTTCTACTCCCTTGGAGTGTTGGATTAGACCAGTTGGTTGTACAAATACAGTTGTAAAAGAGATGTATGATTATCATGGTGTAGAGATCCCTTCTAATATTGCTGGGATTATGATGTGTGCAATCCTTTCTGATACAGTAATTTTTAAATCTCCAACATGTACAGAACTTGACATTAAAACAGTTAGAGAGTTGGCTTCTATTGCTGGTGTTGAAGATTTTGGTGCACTTGGAATGGAGATGTTTAAAGTTAAATCAGCTGTTGAGGGAGTTCCAGCTAAAGAGTTGATTTTAAGAGATTATAAACCATTTGATATGCATGGTAAAAAAGTTGGAATTGGTCAACTTGAAGTTATTGATTTGGCAATTTTTGATAGTGTAAAAGCTGATTTACAAGCTGAACTTGAAAAAATGAGAGAGGATGAAAATCTTCATACAGCTTGTGTATTGTTAACAGATATTATGAAAGAGGGTTCTGAAGTTTTAGTATCAAGCCAAGATGCTTCAATTTTTGAAAAAGCTTTTAATTGCAAATTAGTAGATGGAAAAGTTTGGATAGATGGATGTCTATCAAGAAAAAAACAGATTATCCCTTTCTTAGAACCTGCTTTTGCATAATAAAGAAGTAGCTAAAAGCTACTTCTTAAATAATTTTTAAATATTATTTTTCTGTTATTGGTATGCTCTTTGCATATAAAAGCTTTATTTTAAATATTGTTACTAAAATTAATCTAATAAACATGATTATATTTTATAAAATAATTTTTGAAAATTAATACTTAAATAAAAGTTTTAATTGAGTAAAATGAATAATTAATTTATCTTAGGAAGTACGATGCAAATAAAAACTCTTAAAAACTATTTTCGTGTTTTAATGATAGCAGTAACCTTTTCACTATTTTTAGTTTTTTATCTTTTTTCTTCATATCTTCATACAAATTTAGCTATAAATGAGAATCAAAAGATTTCTGAAGCATTATCTAAACAAGTATTTAACTCTATGTATCAAGTAATGAGACAAGGCTGGAGTAGGGAACAACTTCAAGAGTTTATAAATGTAACAAAAAGCTCTTTTCAAGGAAGCTCATATAGTGTTGATATTTTTAGAGGAGAAAAAGTAGAAAATATTTTTGGAAAAATTGAACAATCTGCAATTTCTCCAGATGTTCAACAGGTTTTTGATACAAAAGAGAAACTTTTTCAACAAAACAGTAGATCTATTAAGAGTATAATGCCAATTATAGCAAAAGATGAGTGTATTGTTTGTCATACAAACTCTAAAGAGGGTGACATTTTAGGAGCTGTTAGAGTTGATTATAGTTTTGAAGAGATTGTAAATAGTACACAAAAAGAGTATCTTCTTTTTTCATTAATTATTCTGCCTGTTATGCTTTTAATAACTTACTATATCTCTCTTAGAATGTTAGGCAGAGTAAACCTATCAATTGAAAATTTTAAAGAAAAGATTGAGAGCGTAAATTCTGTAAAAGAGTTTAAAAATATTGAGACAAGTCATGTAAAAGATAGTTTCAAAGAGTTTGAACAGATAATGATTGGACTTAGTACTTTAAGTGGCAAACTAAAAAATATAGCAGTGGATAAGAGTATTTTAGAGTTTGAGGTAAAACTTCTTGATAAGATGGTAATTACATCTGAGATAATCAAAGATTGGAAAGAGTATATAAAAGATTTACTCCATGAAATACATATTGTACTTCCTGTTTATTGTTTGATAACAATTTTTAAAACTGATGATGAAAACTATGAGATTGAGATATTTTGGTTAGGTGAGCCAGATCAAGAGATAAAAGATTATTTAGAAGAGACCTCTATAAATATGATAAAAGAGCATCATAATCTTTCTGTTATTGATTATACTTTAAGACATAATGTTTCAAGTGAGACATACTCTTTAGGACAATTAACCATTGAAGATATTGAACATGAAGCAAAATCTATACTTCTTGATGCTCCAAGAATTGGGGGAATTGTTGGACTTGGAATACAATCAAATACAGAAAAAGACTCAATCCATTCAATTGTAATTGACTCAATTTTAACAACACTTTTAAATCTTGTTGGTTCAATAAAAGCTATAAATAAATATACAGAAAATCTTGAGTTTTATGCTACAAGAGATCCACTTACTTCACTTTTCTCTCAAAGAGTATTTAGAGATCTATTAGAGTATGAAGTAAAAAGAGCAGCAAGACATAAATATAAATTTGGTGTTTTGGTTATCGA comes from the Halarcobacter ebronensis genome and includes:
- a CDS encoding efflux RND transporter periplasmic adaptor subunit, with the protein product MRKTTFIFIPIITALLLSGCFKKDEETKFYGNIDLRTVSLGFRVGGKIDTLYFDEGQTLKKGDLIAQLKDDLYLQALKVVQTQLKMQEIQTKKLENGYRTEDIAQGKATYDNALVALNKAKKDFDRYEELKKTKSVSKQTYEDYKFAYDSAKAQFDLAKSNLEKLENGYQKEDIEAAKAQLETLKVQEQEAKINLEDTKLYAPNDGTILTRAYEVGAIVDKGTPIVEMALTNEYWVRSYIDEKYLGLIRPTMQAKVFTDSKPDKEYKAVVSFISAQAEFTPKSVQTQELRTQLVYRIRLIIKNPDEYIRQGMPVTIEFEDLD
- a CDS encoding manganese-dependent inorganic pyrophosphatase, with translation MAIYTCGHTTPDSDSICSAISLAYLLNKIGREAIPARQGNVSPETQFILDKFGFEAPELKTEFAGCELFITDYSDRGQAPKDLDAATVVGIVDHHKLGDITTSTPLECWIRPVGCTNTVVKEMYDYHGVEIPSNIAGIMMCAILSDTVIFKSPTCTELDIKTVRELASIAGVEDFGALGMEMFKVKSAVEGVPAKELILRDYKPFDMHGKKVGIGQLEVIDLAIFDSVKADLQAELEKMREDENLHTACVLLTDIMKEGSEVLVSSQDASIFEKAFNCKLVDGKVWIDGCLSRKKQIIPFLEPAFA
- a CDS encoding putative bifunctional diguanylate cyclase/phosphodiesterase, coding for MQIKTLKNYFRVLMIAVTFSLFLVFYLFSSYLHTNLAINENQKISEALSKQVFNSMYQVMRQGWSREQLQEFINVTKSSFQGSSYSVDIFRGEKVENIFGKIEQSAISPDVQQVFDTKEKLFQQNSRSIKSIMPIIAKDECIVCHTNSKEGDILGAVRVDYSFEEIVNSTQKEYLLFSLIILPVMLLITYYISLRMLGRVNLSIENFKEKIESVNSVKEFKNIETSHVKDSFKEFEQIMIGLSTLSGKLKNIAVDKSILEFEVKLLDKMVITSEIIKDWKEYIKDLLHEIHIVLPVYCLITIFKTDDENYEIEIFWLGEPDQEIKDYLEETSINMIKEHHNLSVIDYTLRHNVSSETYSLGQLTIEDIEHEAKSILLDAPRIGGIVGLGIQSNTEKDSIHSIVIDSILTTLLNLVGSIKAINKYTENLEFYATRDPLTSLFSQRVFRDLLEYEVKRAARHKYKFGVLVIDCDNFKPINDTYGHSFGDDFLKAFASLLKDSKRDEDILSRYGGDEFTIILPESDEKEVYTVATRILGNVEKFEMEAPDGTGVGVTVSIGMAIYPDHSVEPKELFNIADNMMYQAKNLGKNAIKFPSEYDIEKIHQDIEDKSMIVLDAIKNEKIVPHFQPIMNTSTESIEINELLMRIEIENEILTAGRFIETAESLGIVHKMDYIVIEKAFKKIKETNYTGILFVNLSPKALIISEFIDKVVNLTNLYDINKEKIVFEITERETVKSFALLEKFVQNLKMEGFSFAIDDFGSGFSTFHYVKRFPIDYIKIDGDFIVNITKDKKDLAFVKSIVALAKELKVSTIAEFVEDEEILGFLKEIDVDYAQGYHIGKPSPELSVRK